The genomic DNA GGATCAATCCGGCGCTGGCGGAGCTGCTCGATATCGGTCCGCGCAGTGCCGTCGGCCAGCCGCTTGGCTTGTTGTTGCGCGAACCGTCCTGGCTGGATCACGCCGAGCGGGTGCTGGCCGAACAGGGCGGGATGCAGTTGCGCGGGGTGGCGCTGGTTTCCGCGCGTGGCAGCGAAGCGCTGGCCGATCTGAGCCTGCAGCCGCTCGGTCCCGAACGTGTATCGGTCGAAGTGCATGCGCTGGCGCCGGTAGCGGCAACGGCATCGCCTTTGTCAGCGACCCTGCGCGGCTTTGCGCATGAGGTGAAGAATCCGCTCGCCGGTTTGCGCGGTGCCGCACAGCTACTGCATCGGCGTGTTCACGACGAGGACCTGCAATCGTTGGCGGGGCTGGTAATTGCCGAAGCAGATCGGTTGACGGTGCTTGCCAACCGTCTGTTGAATCACGATGGTGCGCCGCATCTCGCGCCGGTCAATATCCACGAACGGCTGGAACGGCTGAGCGATCTGCTGCAAGCCGAGCCGACGCCGATCCGTTTGCGCCACGATTACGATCCCAGCCTGCCCGACGTGGTCGGCGATGCCGATCGCATCCAGCAGCTGTTGTTGAACCTGGCGCGCAACGCGATCGAAGCCGGTGCAACCACGCTCGGTCTGCGCACGCGCGTCGAACACGGCATTCGCCTGAGCGAACGTACCTTGCGCACTGCGCTGCGCGTCGATGTGATCGACGATGGCCCAGGGATTCCACTGGCGCTGCGCGACACCTTGTTTGAGCCACTGGTCTCCGGCCGTAGCGACGGCAGTGGATTGGGGTTGGCACTGTCGCGCGAAATTGCCCGCGATCATGGCGGCGAACTGCGCGTTGTCAGCCGCCCGGGCGAAACCGTGTTCAGTCTTTATCTACCGCTGGAGCGTACGCATGACTGACCGCGTATCAGGATGGACATGATGAGCAACGATATCTGGATCGCCGACGACGACCGCGGCGTGCGCTTTGTGCTCGCCGAAGCACTGCGCGATGCCGGGCACAGCGTGCGCGAATTCAGCGATGTGGCTTCGGTACGCGCAGCGCTCGGCGAGTCGCGCCCTGCGTTGTTGATTACCGATGTCCGTATGCCGGGCGAAGACGGCCTGGGCTTACTGGCCTCGTTGCAGACGCAAGGCATCGGGCCGGTCATCGTGATGAGCGCGTTTACCGATGTGGCGACGACGGCGGCCGCCTATCGCGCCGGTGCGGTGGACTATCTGGCCAAGCCGTTCGATCTGGATCAGGCGGTGGTTGCCGTACAACGTGCACTGGCGCAGACGCCGCTGTTGCCGGTGGTGGCGCAAGAGCCGGTGCCAGCGCATGCGCTGCTTGGCGAAAGCGCGGCGATGCGCGAAGTGTTTCGCCTGATCGGCCGCATTGCCGCCAGTGACTTGAATGTGTTGATCACCGGCGAAACCGGTACCGGCAAGGAACTGGTGGCGCGTGCATTGCACGAAGAGAGTGCGCGGCGCGATCGCCCTTTCGTCGCGCTCAACACCGCGGCGATTCCCAGCGAGTTGCTGGAGAGCGAGCTGTTCGGGCACGAAGCCGGTGCATTTACCGGCGCGGCGCGACGTCATGCCGGCCGGTTCGAACAGGCCGAGGGCGGCACGCTGTTTCTCGATGAAATCGGCGATATGCCCCTGGCTTTGCAGACTCGCTTGCTGCGGGTGCTGGCCGGCGGTGAGTTCTATCGTGTCGGCGGGCGCGAGCTGATCCGCTGCAATGTGCGCATTGTTGCGGCCACGCATCAGGACCTGGATGCGCGCGTATCGGCAGGCCAGTTTCGCGCGGACCTGAAGCATCGTCTTGATGTGGTGCGCATCACGCTGCCGACCTTGCGTTCGCGTCGCAGCGATATCCCGTTGCTGGCGCGCCACTTTATCCAGGTGGCGGCCAAGCAGCTGGGCCTGCCGCCCAAGCGTTTTTCGCGCGCGGCACTGAAAGCGATCGAGCAGCGTGATTTTCCGGGCAATGTGCGCGAGCTGGAAAATCTCTGCCGTCGCCTCGCGGTCATCGCGCCGGGCTCGGAGATACTGCCGGCCGATCTTGCCGATTCGACGGCGCCCATCCGCAACGACTGGACCGATGGTCTGCGCGATTGGGTCGAACAGGCACTGGCCGCAGGCGAACACGATATCCATGGCCGTGCGCGCGAAGCCCTGGACAAGACCTTGCTGGAAGCGGCCCTGGCCGCGCATGACGGGCATCGCCAGCATGCGGCCGCCGCGCTCGGCGTCGGTCGCAACACACTCACTCGCAAACTCGGCGCGTCGCGTACGCGTCGTTCGTAAGGAACCTATGTCATGAGCAAGATCATCGTCCGCGCCGCCACGCGCGCCGATCAGGCCCATATCGCTGCGTGGAATGCGGCGATGGCCTGGGAAACCGAAGCGAAGCGGCTGGATCCGGAGACCTTGGAACGCGGTGTGCTGGCGATCTTCGACGAACCGCGCCGCGGGTTTTATCTGGTTGCCGAGCATGAAGGCCGGCCGGTGGGTTGCCTTATGGTGACCTATGAATGGAGCGACTGGCGCTGCGGGGATTTCTGGTGGATTCAGAGTGTGTATGTGGTCGAGTCCGCGCGCCGGCTAGGGGTGTTTCGTGCGCTTTATGAGGACGTCGCCAGGCGCGCGAAAGCGGCGCATGCGGTTGGTTTGCGGTTGTATGTGGAGACCGAGAACGAGCGGGCGCAGGCGACGTATGACGGGCTGGGTATGAAGCGCTGCCATTACTTCATGTACGAAACGGAATTTCCGTTGCAATCGTAACCGTGGGTCGCGACTGAAGTCGCTCCTACAAGCTAGCGATGCTTTCCCAAGTTTGTAGGAGCGACTTCAGTCGCGACCGCACGCCACATCAGTGCAGCGGCGTCGCCGGCGCACCAAGCCGTCCTTGTGCATCCAGCACCACGCGCCCCAACGCATGCAGGTCGGCAGCGGTTCCGTAGCGCTCCGCCAACAAGGTCGCCAACGCACCCAGCGACTGCGAAGCCAGCGGGTAACCATGTGCCAGCGCGCGCGCCGCACCACCCTCACCGCGTTGGGCAACGGTCAGTGCCACCACGCCCAGGCCCGGGGCTTCGTGCACAAACAGGGCGGGCGGGTCGAAACCCGGGTCGACCTCGGCCAGATGCTCGATCAAACCGCCTTCGATCGCTTCGACGTTGTTGCCTTCAAGCCGCAGCGGCACGCCATGCGCATCGAGCAGGGCGGCGTACTGGCGCAGCTCGAACACGATGCCGGCCAGATCATGGGCGCGCTGTGCGGACTCCGAAGTCTGGCTCCGCAACCACGCATCGGGTGACTGCGCGTGGACTTTGCCCTCGGCGTAGCGCAGCGGCAGGCCGCGGGCGCTCATCGTCGATTCTTCGCGATACGGCGTGAGCAGCGCGGCTTCGAGCAGGATCCACAGCGGCGCCAGATTCACGTGCTCGTACTGCACGCAGGTCAGCGCCAGGACATCGTTACGGCTGAAATAGCGCACATGTTCCAGCGGGATGCCGAGCTGGCGGATCAAGGCGTCGCTGGTGCGCTGGCCCGCCTCGCCGCGACCGACCAGTTCCACTTCGAGCTGCTCGCTCAGCGACTCGGCCAGGGCCTCGGGCACCAGCAGGCTCAGCGGCAGGAAGCGCATCGGGCCATCGGCGTAGGTGAGGTCCGGTTCCAGCGGCTGCGCCGGCATGCGGCCTTCGTGGCTACCGAAGGCCACCACGTTTTCCAGATGGCCGCGCGGCACGCGCCGTGCCAGCTCGTCCAGCGTGGCCCATACCGGAAAGCCCGGGCGCAGCAGCTCCGCCGCATCGAACAAGGCACCGGCCAGGGCAAGTCGCGCCTGGGCCACTTGAGGCACCAGCTTGTGGAGATCCTCGGCCACATGCGCAGCCAGTTCGGCAGCCTCGTCGCGGCTCAGGCTGAGGCGCGCGGGTGTTTCGCCGGTCGATATCTCGACCGCCAGCACGATGGGCAGGGCAACCAGCGTTTGCGCTTCCAAGGAGGTTTCCGAACGGTAAAGAACCAGAATTCTAACATCTGTGCGTTTTGGGCTTCCGCCGCGCGCCTTAGCGGGTTAGCCTTAACGATCAGCAACGCTTCGTCGGACCGCTCCGTACATGGAAAACACGCAAAAGCGCGTCGGTGTGATCGGTGGTGTACGCATTCCGTTCTGCCGCAATAACACGGCCTATGCCGATGTCGGAAATTTCGGCATGTCGGTCAAGGTGTTGGGTGCCCTGGTCGAACGTTTCGGCCTGCATGGCGTCGAGTTGGGTGAGGTCGCGATGGGGGCGGTGATCAAGCACTCCTCCGAGTGGAACCTGGCCCGCGAGGCGCTGCTTTCCTCGGGACTGGCCCCGACCACGCCCGGTATCACCACCGCGCGCGCCTGCGGCACCTCGTTGGACAACGCCATCATCATCGCCAACAAGATCGCCGCCGGGCAGATCGAGGCCGGCATTGCCGGTGGCTCGGACACCACCAGCGACGTACCGATCGTTTTCAGCGAACGCCTGCGCAAGCGCCTGTTGGCGCTCAACCGTGCCAAGTCCTTCCAGGACAAGCTGCGCGCCGCCACGCGCGGGTTTTCGTTCAAGGAGTTGAAGCCGTCCTTCCCGGGCGTGGCCGAGCCGCGTACCGGCAAGTCGATGGGTGACCATTGCGAGCTGATGGCGCGCGAATGGCACATCAGCCGCCAGGCGCAGGACCAGCTGGCGCTCGACAGCCATCACAAGCTGGCGGCGGCCTATGACGCCGGCTTCTTCGAGGACCTGGTGGTCCCGTTTCGCGGCCTGAAGCGCGACGGCTTTCTGCGTCCCGATTCGACCATGGAAAAATTGGCCACGCTGCGCCCCGCGTTCGACAAGAGTTCGGGCCAGGGCACGCTCACGGCCGGCAATTCCACCGGCTTGTCCGATGGTGCCGCGGCCGTTCTGCTCGGCTCCGAAGCCTGGGCGTCGTCGCGCGGCCTGAAGATTCAGGCCTACCTGCGCGATGCCGAGGTCGCGGCGGTCGATTTCGTGCA from Dyella sp. GSA-30 includes the following:
- a CDS encoding ATP-binding protein — protein: MDLATWRNWAEQMTTGLALVDAQLRVEWINPALAELLDIGPRSAVGQPLGLLLREPSWLDHAERVLAEQGGMQLRGVALVSARGSEALADLSLQPLGPERVSVEVHALAPVAATASPLSATLRGFAHEVKNPLAGLRGAAQLLHRRVHDEDLQSLAGLVIAEADRLTVLANRLLNHDGAPHLAPVNIHERLERLSDLLQAEPTPIRLRHDYDPSLPDVVGDADRIQQLLLNLARNAIEAGATTLGLRTRVEHGIRLSERTLRTALRVDVIDDGPGIPLALRDTLFEPLVSGRSDGSGLGLALSREIARDHGGELRVVSRPGETVFSLYLPLERTHD
- the ntrC gene encoding nitrogen regulation protein NR(I); protein product: MSNDIWIADDDRGVRFVLAEALRDAGHSVREFSDVASVRAALGESRPALLITDVRMPGEDGLGLLASLQTQGIGPVIVMSAFTDVATTAAAYRAGAVDYLAKPFDLDQAVVAVQRALAQTPLLPVVAQEPVPAHALLGESAAMREVFRLIGRIAASDLNVLITGETGTGKELVARALHEESARRDRPFVALNTAAIPSELLESELFGHEAGAFTGAARRHAGRFEQAEGGTLFLDEIGDMPLALQTRLLRVLAGGEFYRVGGRELIRCNVRIVAATHQDLDARVSAGQFRADLKHRLDVVRITLPTLRSRRSDIPLLARHFIQVAAKQLGLPPKRFSRAALKAIEQRDFPGNVRELENLCRRLAVIAPGSEILPADLADSTAPIRNDWTDGLRDWVEQALAAGEHDIHGRAREALDKTLLEAALAAHDGHRQHAAAALGVGRNTLTRKLGASRTRRS
- a CDS encoding GNAT family N-acetyltransferase, producing the protein MSKIIVRAATRADQAHIAAWNAAMAWETEAKRLDPETLERGVLAIFDEPRRGFYLVAEHEGRPVGCLMVTYEWSDWRCGDFWWIQSVYVVESARRLGVFRALYEDVARRAKAAHAVGLRLYVETENERAQATYDGLGMKRCHYFMYETEFPLQS
- a CDS encoding acetyl-CoA C-acetyltransferase; protein product: MENTQKRVGVIGGVRIPFCRNNTAYADVGNFGMSVKVLGALVERFGLHGVELGEVAMGAVIKHSSEWNLAREALLSSGLAPTTPGITTARACGTSLDNAIIIANKIAAGQIEAGIAGGSDTTSDVPIVFSERLRKRLLALNRAKSFQDKLRAATRGFSFKELKPSFPGVAEPRTGKSMGDHCELMAREWHISRQAQDQLALDSHHKLAAAYDAGFFEDLVVPFRGLKRDGFLRPDSTMEKLATLRPAFDKSSGQGTLTAGNSTGLSDGAAAVLLGSEAWASSRGLKIQAYLRDAEVAAVDFVHGEGLLMAPTIAVPRMLKRHGLSLQDFDFYEIHEAFAAQMLCTLRAWESADYCKNRLGLDAPLGSIDPAKLNVYGSSLAVGHPFAATGARIVATLAKMLEQKGSGRGLISICTAGGMGVTAILER